Proteins co-encoded in one Prunus persica cultivar Lovell chromosome G6, Prunus_persica_NCBIv2, whole genome shotgun sequence genomic window:
- the LOC18774293 gene encoding uncharacterized protein LOC18774293, protein MAPGSYYVQAPPPAGYPTRDAPNPASAHHGPVETKSKGDGFWKGCWVGYAMSSVDDVGERVTKHVENKYYSKMSSSTYSGAAYPPPPCSTPPGQAPPPAGYPTRDAPNPHGHGAVETKSKGDGFWKGCCAALCCCCVLDACF, encoded by the exons ATGGCGCCTGGATCTTATTACGTGCAGGCTCCGCCACCTGCTGGTTATCCCACAAGAGATGCTCCAAATCCTGCTTCCGCTCATCATGGGCCTGTAGAAACCAAGTCCAAGGGTGATGGCTTCTGGAAGGGAT GCTGGGTGGGGTATGCAATGTCATCAGTTGATGACGTGGGAGAACGTGTGACCAAACATGTGGAAAAT AAATATTATTCAAAGATGAGTTCATCAACTTACTCCGGAGCAGCATACCCTCCCCCACCTTGTTCTACACCGCCGGGTCAGGCTCCACCACCTGCTGGTTATCCAACAAGAGATGCCCCAAATCCCCATGGACATGGAGCTGTAGAAACAAAGTCAAAAGGTGATGGCTTCTGGAAGGGATGCTGTGCTGCCTTGTGCTGCTGTTGCGTTTTGGATGCATGTTTTTGA